A single Diachasmimorpha longicaudata isolate KC_UGA_2023 chromosome 10, iyDiaLong2, whole genome shotgun sequence DNA region contains:
- the LOC135166904 gene encoding esterase E4-like yields MARQLIIILGCVFALVMASMNCQNASDNPEVTFSLGKVKGSLFESRLGKKIYAFRGLRYAEGPIGPLRFKLAIPAKPWTGVFDASEEGPSCPRQSGQNKSDDCLRLNVYTTKLGSETKRPVIVFFHPGAFVGFSGQSYVFGPQYIMDEDIVLVTVNYRLGAIGFTATGDALAPGNLGLKDQVEALRWVKKNIAPFGGDCDLVTIVGYSAGAWSTALHMLSPMSKGLFHRAVSMSGAPTKPVPMVHEQTEIAKKQATLVGCPNDSTEEMLKCMENVPHEKMVSTFGKFMEWHDNPIRVWSPVVEPDIPGVERFIVGQPDELIRQGKFHKVPYMAGTTRDEFASLARLPVVEARKGNNSVFDDLNENWDRLAPIIFAYERNTTESKRISKELRDFYFKGEKIGLANWEKLGQLYSDSIVKFPVNRMVNLVAAHSDQPVYYYHFVYQGRKSYYVWPDTRKPMGVGHHDELMYLFFMKVFFPYLEQDAPEIPTVEHLTAMWASFAKTGNPVPLNNPLFKGVKWDRFTPENKEYLEINETLTMKTNVDGARMEAFERIFPLAPVRPTN; encoded by the exons ATGGCTCGCCAGCTCATTATTATTCTTGGATGTGTTTTCGCGCTTGTGATGGCTTCAATGAATTGCCAGAATGCCTCTGACAATCCTGAAGTGACGTTTAGTTTGGGCAAGGTCAAGGGCTCGCTATTCGAGTCTCGATTAGGCAAGAAAATTTACGCTTTCAGAGGACTGAGATATGCTGAGGGACCGATTGGGCCTCTTCGATTTaag CTCGCAATTCCTGCTAAACCGTGGACTGGGGTATTTGATGCCTCTGAGGAAGGCCCATCCTGCCCCAGACAGAGTGGACAAAACAAAAGCGATGACTGCCTTCGCTTAAATGTTTACACCACCAAG tTGGGATCTGAAACCAAAAGGCCAGTAATAGTATTCTTCCACCCTGGGGCATTCGTTGGGTTCTCCGGACAGAGTTATGTTTTTGGGCCTCAATATATCATGGACGAAGACATCGTTCTGGTCACTGTGAATTATCGACTCGGTGCAATAG GGTTCACAGCCACTGGTGACGCATTAGCTCCCGGTAACTTGGGCCTGAAGGACCAGGTCGAGGCCCTGCGGtgggttaaaaaaaatattgcaccGTTCGGTGGCGATTGCGATTTGGTAACGATCGTTGGATACAGTGCTGGGGCCTGGAGCACAGCCCTGCATATGTTGTCGCCAATGTCAAAGGGTCTCTTTCACCGTGCCGTGTCCATGAGTGGTGCCCCCACCAAGCCGGTTCCTATGGTGCACGAGCAAACGGAAATCGCTAAGAAACAGGCAACCCTGGTGGGGTGCCCCAATGACAGCACCGAGGAGATGCTCAAGTGCATGGAGAACGTTCCCCACGAGAAAATGGTCTCGACCTTTGGGAAATTCATGGAGTGGCATGATAATCCCATTCGCGTGTGGAGCCCGGTGGTTGAGCCTGATATTCCTGGAGTCGAGAGGTTCATTGTGGGACAGCCTGATGAATTGATCAGACAGGGGAAATTTCACAAGGTGCCCTACATGGCGGGTACGACGAGGGATGAATTCGCTAGTTTGGCCAGAT TACCTGTTGTCGAAGCAAGAAAAGGGAATAATTCAGTGTTCGATGATCTGAATGAAAATTGGGATCGCCTAGCCCCAATCATCTTCGCGTACGAGAGAAATACAACCGAGTCGAAGAGGATCAGTAAAGAGTTGAGAGATTTTTACTTCAAGGGGGAGAAAATTGGATTGGCcaattgggaaaaattagGACAG TTGTATTCCGATTCAATCGTGAAATTCCCAGTCAATCGAATGGTGAATTTGGTCGCTGCTCACTCGGATCAACCGGTGTATTATTATCACTTTGTGTATCAAGGACGAAAGAGTTATTACGTGTGGCCGGATACGAGGAAACCTATGG GTGTGGGTCATCATGATGAGTTGATGTATCTCTTCTTCATGAAGGTCTTCTTCCCTTACCTCGAGCAGGACGCACCGGAAATTCCAACTGTCGAACACCTAACAGCCATGTGGGCGAGTTTCGCAAAAACTGGAAATCCCGTTCCCCTAAATAATCCGTTATTCAAGGGTGTTAAGTGGGACAGATTTACTCCTGAAAATAAGGAGTACCTTGAAATCAATGAAACACTCACAATGAAGACGAACGTGGACGGAGCAAGGATGGAAGCTTTCGAAAGAATTTTCCCTCTGGCTCCGGTGAGACCGACAAATTAA